A genomic segment from Parolsenella catena encodes:
- a CDS encoding DUF6541 family protein: MEVPRERGILLGWLLFYLWAFLLGALLFVPGMVWFSRLNAKPHLILALAPSFSIIVLTIAMTATELAGWRVPWYGYVILLTVLSTLGVWVNRSNMRHYFNRGAWSSSTVPLYIAVSLVLVTWIYVKNLDGLGSFIPQYDNAHTLSLINSFAKTDCYGPLLSSVYLDTPQLFQGLSYYPAVLHSIAALAANMFGCSAPEALNIVVFDILFLVLPLSARSLIKSAFPGNREAELFGVFSPFVFYAFPWGLLIFGPLQTYLVGLSFVLAVLSAFISLADWHNASHMSYFGLSVAGLATVSLCHPSALFSVGILAIPLIIKAAISVPPFKAFSWKGKSLVVVATLAIILGIWLISYNLPFLKGTVSFTWCAFMAPSQAFSAVLGLSLTESPSQPIVAFLVVIGAFSCIRRREGSSWLIASTFLVALVYCIDVTADGWLKQLLGGFWYTDSRRIAAMLIIPMVPLFSSGAGCIYSDVIIYVESKKDTKASSKAMGTGIALLLVAFSFGPDVSLYGSINLPSAISFARASLSSLYSLSTFQHRDDRSETLMLDKEELDVGKDIASIASDGGLVLNNAQDGSAFFYSACGVNVLNRTCGSGFGTDGNACFSKYAADYTSNSAIKKKMADLDIRYVLQLDSGATPMEASTFAFNYKDSDWAGIQSITPETPGFELVYSKGDIRLYRLTAL; this comes from the coding sequence ATGGAAGTTCCGAGAGAGCGGGGAATTTTGCTGGGCTGGCTGCTGTTTTATCTTTGGGCGTTTCTGTTGGGTGCACTGCTTTTTGTTCCAGGAATGGTTTGGTTTTCGAGACTGAACGCCAAACCGCACCTAATTCTTGCGCTCGCTCCTTCGTTTAGCATCATCGTCCTTACGATTGCGATGACAGCGACTGAGCTGGCGGGATGGCGCGTGCCTTGGTATGGGTACGTAATTCTTTTGACTGTCCTGTCCACTCTGGGCGTATGGGTAAATCGATCAAATATGCGTCATTATTTCAATCGAGGGGCATGGAGTTCTTCGACGGTACCTCTATACATAGCTGTTTCTCTGGTTCTTGTTACATGGATTTATGTCAAGAACCTGGATGGCCTGGGCTCGTTTATTCCTCAGTACGATAATGCGCACACGCTTTCACTAATCAATTCATTTGCTAAAACCGATTGTTACGGGCCGCTTCTCTCGTCGGTTTATCTCGATACGCCTCAACTGTTCCAGGGTCTTTCATACTATCCAGCGGTTCTCCATTCGATAGCTGCGCTTGCGGCGAATATGTTTGGCTGCAGCGCACCAGAAGCGCTAAATATTGTTGTGTTCGACATTCTATTTCTTGTACTTCCTCTTTCAGCTCGATCGCTCATTAAGTCGGCTTTCCCTGGCAATAGGGAAGCAGAACTGTTTGGTGTTTTTTCTCCGTTTGTTTTCTATGCCTTCCCGTGGGGCTTGCTGATATTTGGCCCATTGCAGACATATTTGGTGGGATTGTCTTTCGTTCTTGCCGTGCTGTCCGCTTTTATATCTCTGGCTGATTGGCACAATGCAAGTCACATGTCTTATTTCGGTTTGAGCGTAGCGGGATTGGCCACGGTGTCGCTCTGCCATCCCAGCGCGCTGTTTTCAGTTGGGATTTTGGCCATTCCGCTCATTATCAAAGCTGCAATTAGCGTTCCTCCATTCAAGGCCTTCTCGTGGAAAGGGAAGTCCCTCGTCGTTGTCGCTACTCTTGCTATTATCTTGGGCATTTGGCTGATTAGCTATAACCTTCCGTTCCTGAAAGGCACGGTTAGCTTTACGTGGTGTGCCTTTATGGCCCCATCCCAAGCTTTCTCTGCGGTTCTCGGCTTGTCGCTTACAGAGTCTCCTTCGCAGCCCATAGTTGCCTTTCTTGTGGTTATTGGCGCCTTTTCGTGTATCAGGAGAAGAGAGGGCTCTTCTTGGTTAATAGCCTCAACGTTCTTAGTTGCGTTGGTTTACTGCATTGATGTCACTGCTGATGGCTGGTTAAAGCAGCTGCTGGGCGGCTTTTGGTATACGGACTCAAGGCGAATCGCAGCGATGCTGATTATTCCGATGGTCCCGCTGTTTTCATCTGGAGCTGGATGCATCTATTCCGATGTCATAATTTATGTTGAGAGCAAGAAAGATACGAAGGCATCTTCAAAGGCGATGGGAACCGGAATCGCTTTGTTGCTTGTCGCGTTTTCCTTTGGCCCGGATGTGAGCTTGTACGGTAGCATCAATTTGCCCTCTGCAATCAGCTTCGCCAGGGCTTCGCTGTCATCCTTGTATTCTCTATCGACCTTTCAGCATAGAGATGACCGGTCAGAAACTCTAATGCTGGATAAAGAGGAGCTTGACGTTGGGAAAGACATTGCCTCTATAGCTTCAGATGGGGGATTGGTTTTGAACAACGCTCAGGACGGAAGTGCATTTTTTTACTCCGCCTGTGGCGTGAATGTCCTGAATCGCACCTGTGGTTCAGGATTTGGTACGGACGGGAATGCGTGCTTTAGTAAATATGCTGCTGACTACACTTCGAATTCTGCTATTAAGAAAAAGATGGCGGATTTAGATATACGTTATGTCTTGCAGCTTGATTCTGGTGCCACCCCAATGGAAGCGAGCACATTTGCATTTAACTATAAAGATTCTGATTGGGCTGGAATTCAGAGCATAACTCCCGAGACACCAGGCTTCGAGCTCGTCTACTCCAAGGGAGATATACGGCTATATCGGCTTACGGCCTTATAA
- the rfbC gene encoding dTDP-4-dehydrorhamnose 3,5-epimerase encodes MVNQITSGNFSFTDTSIEGVKVVDVKSYGDSRGYFMETYKRSDFIVGGIDCEFVQDNQSASTRGVLRGLHFQIEHPQSKLVRVVQGRVFDVCVDLRPGSKTYGKWEGVILSAENHRQFFIPRGFAHGFLVLSDYAVFCYKCDDIYHPNDEGGLMWNDPDIAIEWPTFDGDDTLDASKLVLSDKDMRHPHLADLKL; translated from the coding sequence ATGGTGAATCAAATTACGTCCGGAAACTTTTCTTTTACTGACACGTCGATTGAGGGCGTGAAGGTTGTTGATGTCAAAAGCTACGGCGACTCCCGTGGCTACTTCATGGAAACGTACAAGCGTTCTGACTTTATTGTGGGCGGTATCGACTGTGAGTTCGTGCAGGATAACCAATCTGCCAGCACAAGGGGGGTTCTGCGTGGACTTCATTTTCAGATTGAGCATCCTCAGAGCAAGCTTGTCAGGGTCGTTCAAGGAAGAGTGTTCGATGTCTGTGTTGACTTGCGTCCCGGTAGCAAGACGTACGGGAAGTGGGAGGGCGTGATTCTCTCTGCCGAGAACCACCGTCAGTTCTTTATCCCTCGTGGTTTTGCTCATGGCTTCCTTGTGCTGAGCGATTATGCGGTCTTCTGCTACAAGTGCGACGATATCTATCATCCGAATGACGAGGGCGGGCTCATGTGGAACGACCCTGATATCGCCATCGAATGGCCCACGTTTGATGGCGACGATACTCTTGATGCCTCTAAGCTCGTTTTGTCTGATAAGGACATGAGACATCCGCACCTGGCCGACCTTAAACTTTAA
- the rfbB gene encoding dTDP-glucose 4,6-dehydratase, with protein MSDTFEPHNIIVTGGCGFIGSNFVHYVVNNHPDVHVTVLDKLTYAGNPENIAGLPADRVELVVGDVCDAALLDELVPGHDAIVHYAAESHNDNSIADPEPFLRTNVEGTFRLLEAVRKYGVRYHHVSTDEVYGDLALDDPARFTEETPYHPSSPYSSTKASSDMLVRAWTRTYGLRTTISNCSNNYGPYQHVEKFIPRQITNVIDGERPKLYGTGENVRDWIHTEDHSSAVWDILTRGRMGETYLIGADGEQNNITVLRMILEAMGKDPDDFDWVRDRPGHDRRYAIDSTKLRRELGWEPRHTDFAEGLRKTIEWYRDNEDWWRPAKAATEARYKAQGQ; from the coding sequence GTGTCAGACACATTCGAGCCCCACAACATCATCGTCACGGGTGGCTGCGGCTTCATCGGCAGCAACTTCGTGCACTACGTGGTGAACAACCATCCGGACGTGCACGTGACCGTGCTCGACAAGCTCACCTACGCGGGCAACCCCGAGAACATCGCGGGACTGCCGGCCGACCGCGTGGAGCTCGTCGTGGGCGACGTCTGCGACGCGGCCCTGCTCGACGAGCTCGTCCCCGGGCACGACGCCATCGTCCACTACGCGGCGGAGTCCCACAACGACAACTCCATCGCGGACCCGGAGCCGTTCCTGCGAACCAACGTCGAGGGCACCTTCCGCCTGCTGGAGGCCGTGAGGAAGTACGGCGTCCGCTACCACCACGTGAGCACCGACGAGGTCTACGGAGACCTGGCCCTGGACGACCCGGCGCGCTTCACCGAGGAGACGCCCTACCACCCCAGCTCCCCCTACAGCTCCACCAAGGCCAGCTCCGACATGCTCGTTCGCGCCTGGACCCGCACCTACGGCCTGCGCACGACCATCTCCAACTGCTCGAACAACTACGGCCCCTACCAGCACGTGGAGAAGTTCATCCCCCGCCAGATCACCAACGTCATCGACGGCGAGCGCCCGAAGCTCTACGGCACGGGCGAGAACGTCCGCGACTGGATCCACACCGAGGACCACTCCTCCGCCGTGTGGGACATCCTCACGAGGGGCCGCATGGGGGAGACCTACCTCATCGGCGCGGACGGCGAGCAGAACAACATCACGGTCCTGCGCATGATCCTCGAGGCCATGGGCAAGGACCCGGACGACTTCGACTGGGTGCGCGACCGTCCCGGCCACGACCGCCGCTACGCCATCGACTCCACGAAGCTGCGCCGCGAGCTGGGCTGGGAGCCCAGGCACACGGACTTCGCCGAGGGCCTGCGGAAGACCATCGAGTGGTACCGCGACAACGAGGACTGGTGGCGCCCGGCCAAGGCCGCCACGGAGGCCAGGTACAAGGCACAGGGACAGTAG